In Aspergillus fumigatus Af293 chromosome 4, whole genome shotgun sequence, one genomic interval encodes:
- the mdm34 gene encoding MDM34 family protein, protein MAFNFNWSPLMADASFYTRAQDLLTAALNKSPKPPIIVDDIIVTELNLGSIPPELEILEIGDLAEDRFRGIFKMSYSGDAFLTLKTRVQANPLNTYLLTRPSFATPRPLAAATPLTIPLQITLSDFKLSGFVILVFSKQKGITVVFRNDPLESLKVSSTFDSIPFVRDFLQKEIEAQLRILFMDELPAIIHRLSLRLWVPEYRAGEELQTQTASANGEGPGQDPLASPPQDPVDALGNALNESEIESLSLDSSVETHSLFSQKNLLRLAALTDSQRTLSLFTPSIREVVYRAWTSPSDQTDASGSVTSPFFPVLSRTQSQVGSMSSFPDSASMVSSQSRSSTPFHTFSGYGLSLGAGRHSKAHARKRKKRVVDLRRPKTTDDAPSVSDESSFTESTSAPSICSAPLPVLDEQTDDPVTPPLSPDNDLHLPAIPERHRMSISRPALRRENASEMIRDTAECKPSSNAVGQAIQEEDLSATPRAAVRAHGASVLEKGKQDPDSSAGSSRQLSSTILPFINDNPTGGVVDQALVERLAGEIARRMRDEKFMASNACGPFWDRHSQEESPPPAYGH, encoded by the exons ATGGCGTTCAACTTCAACTGGTCGCCGCTTATGGCGGACGCGAGTTTCTACACTCGTGCGCAAGATTTATTAACGGCTGCGCTCAATAAGTCGCCGAAACCGCccatcatcgtcgacgatATTATCGTAACGGAACTCAACCTTGGTTCCATTCCCCCGGAGCTGGAGATCTTGGAGATTGGAGACCTGGCGGAGGACCGGTTTCGAGGCATCTTTAAGATGTCCTATTCGGGAGACGCATTTCTGACTCTCAAAACACGAGTCCAAGCGAATCCGTTGAACACATATCTCCTCACACGACCGTCCTTTGCAACACCCCGACCTCTGGCTGCAGC TACCCCATTGACAATACCTCTCCAAATCACTCTTTCCGATTTCAAATTATCCGGCTTTGTCATCTTGGTCTTCTCGAAACAAAAAGGAATCACTGTGGTTTTCCGAAACGATCCGCTTGAATCACTCAAGGTCTCTTCAACTTTCGACTCTATCCCGTTTGTGCGTGATTTCTTACAAAAGGAAATTGAAGCGCAGCTTCGGATCCTCTTTATGGATGAGTTGCCCGCCATCATACATCGATTGTCGCTCCGATTGTGGGTCCCCGAGTACCGAGCTGGGGAGGAGTTGCAGACTCAAACGGCAAGCGCAAATGGTGAAGGACCTGGTCAAGACCCTCTGGCCAGCCCGCCACAAGATCCCGTCGACGCTCTCGGAAATGCTTTGAACGAGTCAGAAATCGAATCTCTTTCCTTGGATTCGTCTGTTGAAACCCATTCACTGTTTTCTCAGAAAAACCTTCTGCGTTTGGCTGCCCTTACGGACTCTCAACGGACATTATCACTCTTCACCCCTTCCATTAGGGAGGTAGTTTACCGCGCATGGACCTCGCCTTCAGATCAGACCGATGCCTCCGGAAGCGTTACGTCACCCTTCTTTCCCGTCCTTTCCAGAACACAGTCCCAGGTTGGCAGTATGTCGTCCTTCCCAGATTCGGCCAGCATGGTTTCGAGCCAGAGTCGGTCTTCGACACCTTTCCACACCTTTAGCGGATATGGCTTGAGTCTAGGGGCTGGCCGTCATTCGAAGGCTCATGCTCGAAAGCGAAAGAAGCGCGTTGTGGATCTGCGTCGCCCAAAGACCACTGACGACGCACCAAGCGTGAGCGATGAGAGTTCGTTTACCGAGTCGACCAGCGCTCCCTCCATCTGCTCAGCCCCTCTGCCAGTCCTAGATGAACAGACCGATGATCCGGTGACGCCGCCCTTGTCCCCGGATAATGATCTACACCTCCCTGCAATCCCCGAACGACACCGTATGAGTATCTCTCGACCTGCGCTCCGCCGTGAGAATGCATCGGAGATGATTCGCGATACCGCCGAATGTAAACCATCGTCCAATGCGGTCGGACAGGCCAttcaggaggaggacctgAGCGCCACTCCGCGTGCCGCTGTGCGCGCCCATGGTGCGTCTGTTCTTGAAAAGGGAAAACAGGACCCTGATTCGTCGGCAGGGTCGTCGCGACAACTATCCTCCACAATCCTTCCGTTTATCAATGACAATCCTACCGGCGGGGTTGTCGACCAGGCCTTGGTTGAAAGGCTCGCGGGAGAGATTGCTCGTCGCATGCGAGACGAGAAATTCATGGCAAGCAACGCATGCGGCCCCTTTTGGGACCGCCACAGTCAAGAAGAGTCTCCTCCGCCGGCCTATGGCCATTGA
- a CDS encoding cytochrome P450: MAPWNHDIFDRLMLSAILSWSILLQSQIANYRRRTLTRRQGCVYLIGHSIYAIYFHPLSRYPGPKIAAISPIALLVWEIRGKVHSKVKHLHDRYGDVVRIGPNALVYRAPRAWKEIYGYRTKKGQRTFQKDPSLYVPTPNGVHAIITAAESDHIRMRRLLAHAFSDRALREQESLLHFYADLLVQKLHENLNHSHSEVVDIARWYNFTTFDLIGDLAFGEPFQCLKDSKYHWWVSIMLDAVKLSVYLKVLWFFPILSPLTKLLVPRYLHQRREASFQLTVEKVSRRLHRQTNRPDFISYILRHKDDENRMSRQEIDANAATFVLAGSETTAALLSGCTFYLLKNPHIYRRLVTEIRSRFQHPSEIRLSSIATLSYLNAVLEESLRIYPPIPAMLPRLVPEEGAMINGEYVPAGTSVSMSLWSTFHSSGNFHNPDSFVPERWLASPEEEASRCFTMDKKEAFQPFSYGPRNCLGQHLANAEMRLILAKVFWHSDMELCPESENWADQESYNLWSRPPLMVMISRANGRNYEDNMV, translated from the exons ATGGCTCCGTGGAATCACGATATCTTCGATAGGCTAATGCTCTCGGCAATCCTGAGCTGGAGCATTCTTCTG CAATCACAGATCGCAAACTATCGCCGTCGGACGCTGACCAGACGACAGGGCTGTGTCTACCTAATCGGCCATTCGATCTATGCTATATACTTTCATCCTTTGAGCCGATATCCAGGACCCAAAATTGCTGCTATATCTCCAATTGCTCTGCTTGTTTGGGAGATCCGTGGGAAAGTGCACTCAAAGGTCAAACATCTTCATGACAGATATGGCGACGTGGTCCGCATTGGTCCCAATGCACTTGTCTACCGGGCTCCGCGGGCCTGGAAGGAGATATACGGATACAGAACGAAAAAGGGTCAAAGAACATTTCAGAAGGATCCTTCCCTCTATGTCCCGACACCCAATGGCGTGCACGCAATAATTACAGCGGCAGAGTCCGATCATATTCGCATGCGGCGGCTCCTCGCCCATGCATTCTCAGACAGAGCCTTACGGGAGCAGGAATCGCTACTGCACTTCTATGCCGATCTCCTCGTCCAAAAGCTGCACGAGAATCTCAATCATTCGCACTCGGAGGTCGTCGATATCGCCAGGTGGTACAACTTCACCACGTTTGATCTCATCGGTGACCTCGCCTTTGGCGAGCCTTTTCAGTGCCTGAAAGATAGTAAGTATCACTGGTGGGTATCCATCATGCTCGACGCAGTCAAGCTCAGCGTCTACCTCAAGGTCCTTTGGTTCTTCCCCATCCTGAGCCCCTTGACGAAACTGCTGGTTCCACGTTACCTGCACCAGCGACGAGAGGCAAGTTTCCAGTTGACCGTGGAGAAAGTCAGCCGTCGGTTGCACAGACAGACAAACCGCCCAGATTTTATCTCGTATATTCTCAGGCATAAGGACGACGAGAACCGCATGTCCCGGCAAGAAATTGACGCTAATGCTGCGACTTTTGTTCTGGCCGGCAGTGAGACCACAGCTGCATTGCTGTCTGGGTGTACCTTCTATCTTCTGAAGAACCCGCATATCTACCGGCGACTGGTGACTGAAATCCGTAGTAGATTTCAGCATCCATCGGAAATTCGGTTATCGTCTATTGCCACGCTTTCTTACCTCAACGCCGTCCTGGAGGAAAGCCTGAGGATTTATCCTCCAATTCCCGCAATGTTACCACGGCTTGTTCCCGAGGAGGGAGCCATGATAAATGGAGAATACGTCCCTGCTGGA ACATCGGTCTCGATGTCTCTCTGGTCGACTTTCCACTCAAGCGGCAATTTCCACAACCCGGATTCCTTCGTTCCTGAACGCTGGCTCGCGAgtcctgaggaagaagcaagtaGATGCTTCACTATGGACAAAAAGGAAGCTTTTCAGCCCTTCTCATACGGGCCTCGCAATTGTCTTGGCCAACA CCTAGCAAATGCGGAAATGCGACTTATCCTTGCCAAGGTGTTCTGGCATTCAGACATGGAACTATGCCCTGAAAGCGAGAATTGGGCTGATCAGGAATCGTACAACTTGTGGAGTAGGCCACCGctgatggtgatgatctcTCGCGCCAATGGCAGGAATTATGAAGACAACATGGTATAG